The window CTTCACTTGATGAATGTCTGAATGGCAGACGCCGCAGAACAAAATGTCGATCGCTACTTTATTTTCTTTCGGATCTTCACGCTCAAACTCATGTGGCTTGAGACTGTTGAAAGAGTGTTTGGCAGTATAACCAATGGACTTAATCATGGAATTTTCCTTTGCTCTTCATAAAACTCAAAGCTTCGATACACGTGAGGTGTTATTGATTTGCGCCAAACCCGCTCCCAGTTCGAGGCTCCGACAGATCCGCGTGCCCGGAGAGGCTTCAGGTCGAGAACTTTAAGATGTTCGGTGAGAGATGAGAAGAAGGAGCGGCGGTCAAGAGAATAAGCTTTCGACGAGTCGTGGGTCGATATGGCGGGTCCTTTATGTGAATTCCGCCAGATCGTCGCTTTCAGGCCGTGAATTGATGGGATGCTGAGTCTCCGAAAAGGGATGCGCTGTACACCTGGTAAGGCTGCACCCATCCCTGGCGCCCACCGCCGAGACCCATTGGATCAATACGGTATACCTGACATCCTCTAAATCAGATCGGTTTCGCGGACTTTCTGTCTCTTGGCCTTGGGCTGACAGTTTGTCCACGCAAGGCCAAGGACGCAGTAGGTTATGCTTCAGACTGCAAGCACGCTCGCGACCCACATCAAGAAAGCGCAGCCGCCAAATAGGGCGCTGTTCTACTCCTGGAAACCTGGGCGACCTCGTCGGGCGGACCGGCTGCAACGACAAGCCCACCTTCGTCACCGGCCCCAGGACCAATGTCGATCACCCAGTCGCTCTCAGCAATTACGTGCATATCATGCTCGATCACGATAACCGTATTCCCAGCCTCAACCAAGCCATTCAGTTGTTTCATGAGTCGTTCCACATCAGAAGGGTGAAGCCCGGTAGTCGGCTCGTCAAGAATATAGAGCGTGTTACCGCGCTGCACACGTTGGAGTTCAGTCGCCATCTTGATGCGTTGTGCTTCCCCTCCCGAAAGTTCCGTAGCAGGTTGGCCCAACCGAAGATAGCCAAGGCCGACTTCCCGGAGAACATTGAGGGACCGGAAGACTTGTAGTTCTTCCACGAAGAACTCCGCAGCCACATCGACAGTCATTCCTAGAACATCAGCGACACTTTTACCACGATATTTGATTTCCAGGGTTTTGGTATTGAATCGGCAACCGTGACACGTCGGGCAGGGAGCGTAGACACTGGGAAGGAAAAGCAGCTCTACGCACACGGAGCCTTCGCCTAAGCAGGTTTCACATCGGCCCTTTGCAACGTTGAAAGAAAAACGCCCTGCATCATAGCGCCGAGCTTTGGCACCCCTGGTATCCGCGAACAGTTTTCTCACATGATCAAAGAGGCCAGTATAAGTCGCCATGTTCGAGCGCGGGGTGCGTCCGATAGGCTTCTGATCGACCACAACAAGGCGGCCAATATGCTCGATACCACTGACGATCTCGCCTGCGGTCGTGACGATGGTCGTCTGCTCCAGATCGTCCGCAACAGGTTCCTCAACGGTGATAGGTTGTCCCAACCCTTCCGCAACTAGTTCGACTAACGCATGACTTACAAGACTTGACTTGCCGGAACCCGAGACGCCGGTAACCGAGGTAAACACCCCAAGCGGAAATGAAACATCAAGTCCTCGTAAGTTGTTGCGCGTTACATCGCGGAGCCTGAGCCAGCCTTTCGCAGTACGTCGGATCCTCTTAGGCATCGAGCCCTTACGGAAGAGATGGATCCGGGTCTGCGACGCTTCTACATCGCGGAGGCCTGCCGGAGGGCCGCTATACAGAACTTCACCTCCGTTTTCACCAGCCTCTGGTCCGACATCCACCAGCCAATCTGCACGCCGGATTACGTCCAACTCGTGTTCCACGACGAACAGCGAGTTTCCTGCATGTTTCAGCGACTCCAAGGCGTTTAGTAGCGCCTCCGTATCCGTAGGGTGCAAACCTGCCGAAGGCTCATCCAGTACATATACGACGCCAAAAAGATTGGAGTGCAACTGGGTGCCGAGCCTCAGTCGCTGCATTTCGCCGGGGGATAAGGTGGGCGTGCTTCGTTCGAGCGATAAGTACCCAAGGCCAAGATCCAATAATACGGAAAGTCTCGCCACGAGATCCCGCCGCGATCCTTTGCGTCACCATGATCTTTTCAGGATGCCCCAATACTTTCTTGCGCGGGCCGCGTCCGTCGACCGCGTATGGGGCCAAAAGCAACTCCAGGCGTTTGAGCGGCACGGTCGAGATATCGGCTATATCGTAGCCTGCGAACTTCACTGATAACGACTCCGGTTTGATCCGCTTGCCATGACATTCCGGACAATCGGTGCTCAACATGAACTGGGAGACCCGCTTCTTCATCATCGGACTACACGTGTTCGCAAAGGTCTGCAACACGTGTTTCTTTGCACCAGTGAACGTTCCCTGATAGCTAGGCTCCAATTTCTGACGTAAAGCCTGTCGCGTCTCAGCGGGTGTAAAGCCGGCATATACCGGAACGGTCGGCTGCTCGTCGGTGAATAAAATCCAATCTCTATCCTTCTTCGATAGGTCGCGCCAAGGCTTATCCACGTTGTAACCCAGCGTCACGAGTATGTCCCGCAGATTTTGCCCTTGCCACGCGGTCGGCCACGCGGCCACGGCGCGTTCCCGAATTGTCAACGAGTCATTCGGGACCATCGACTTCTCGGTTACCTCGTAGATGCGACCCAGGCCGTGACACTTCGGACAGGCTCCCTCCGCGGTGTTTTGAGAAAACGATTCGGCATAAAGCAGAGGTTGCCCTTTGGGATAATCACCCGCACGTGAGTAAAGCATTCGCAGAAGATTAGAAAGCGTCGTAACGCTTCCAACAGAGGAGCGAGTGGTTGGCGATCCTCGTTGCTGCTGCAACGCCACGGCTGGCGGCAGACCGTCGATGGAGTCGACTTCGGGAACTGTCAGTTGATGAAAGAGACGCCGCGCGTAGGGAGAGACGGACTCGAGGTAACGTCGTTGGGCCTCGGCGTAGAGTGTTCCAAATGCAAGCGAAGACTTCCCAGACCCGGAGACA is drawn from Edaphobacter lichenicola and contains these coding sequences:
- a CDS encoding excinuclease ABC subunit UvrA, with protein sequence MESLKHAGNSLFVVEHELDVIRRADWLVDVGPEAGENGGEVLYSGPPAGLRDVEASQTRIHLFRKGSMPKRIRRTAKGWLRLRDVTRNNLRGLDVSFPLGVFTSVTGVSGSGKSSLVSHALVELVAEGLGQPITVEEPVADDLEQTTIVTTAGEIVSGIEHIGRLVVVDQKPIGRTPRSNMATYTGLFDHVRKLFADTRGAKARRYDAGRFSFNVAKGRCETCLGEGSVCVELLFLPSVYAPCPTCHGCRFNTKTLEIKYRGKSVADVLGMTVDVAAEFFVEELQVFRSLNVLREVGLGYLRLGQPATELSGGEAQRIKMATELQRVQRGNTLYILDEPTTGLHPSDVERLMKQLNGLVEAGNTVIVIEHDMHVIAESDWVIDIGPGAGDEGGLVVAAGPPDEVAQVSRSRTAPYLAAALS
- a CDS encoding excinuclease ABC subunit UvrA, which encodes MKEIKTKAHIRPNDGMVRVRGAREHNLKNIDVDIPRDALVVFTGVSGSGKSSLAFGTLYAEAQRRYLESVSPYARRLFHQLTVPEVDSIDGLPPAVALQQQRGSPTTRSSVGSVTTLSNLLRMLYSRAGDYPKGQPLLYAESFSQNTAEGACPKCHGLGRIYEVTEKSMVPNDSLTIRERAVAAWPTAWQGQNLRDILVTLGYNVDKPWRDLSKKDRDWILFTDEQPTVPVYAGFTPAETRQALRQKLEPSYQGTFTGAKKHVLQTFANTCSPMMKKRVSQFMLSTDCPECHGKRIKPESLSVKFAGYDIADISTVPLKRLELLLAPYAVDGRGPRKKVLGHPEKIMVTQRIAAGSRGETFRIIGSWPWVLIARTKHAHLIPRRNAATEARHPVALQSFWRRICTG